In Canis aureus isolate CA01 chromosome 25, VMU_Caureus_v.1.0, whole genome shotgun sequence, the genomic window TTCTTTGTACTCAGAAACTCTGGAAGAGAAGTTTAAAAGCTAGTGTGTCTCCTCCCATAGGCATTCTGAGGCCCGCAATGCTGATGGAGCTTGGAGAGGCCCCAGAGGGTGGCTGCACCCGCATCCTTCCCAACCTCTACCCAAACCACCGCGCCTGGGGCAGGGACCCTGAAACAGCTTTAATGCAGTAGTGCCCACCGCAGTGGAGCCTGAACGGTTCTGATAAAGGAAACATCATTTTCGGCTCACACAGCCCATAggattaggcaagaaaaagaaaaaaagaaaaaaaaaagcccctatCCCTCAACCCCAGGCAGGCCGTCACAGTGATGGGAACAGAGGGGCTCTGAGGACTCCCCCCTTTCCCCGATTTCAAGAACAGTCGAGAACAGTTTTTCTCATCCTTTGCGTTCGGCTCCTAATCCACCTTGGAGTTGTTTTCCTGAGGGAGCTGCAAATCTGGAGCATCCCGTGGGGACGGCTTCTGGCCTCGGTCACCGGGGAAAGGGTGTTCTCAGAGAAACAGCGCTGCGGCCTGGTCAGCAGCGATCCTGGGGTCGCGGCCGCGGCCGCCCTTGGCGCAGAGCTGGACTCTGGCCTCCAGCTGCTCGCTGAGCTCGTCCAGGGCCCCGGTGCAGGACTCCAGGCTCTCGGCCAGTTTCTGAATCTTGGCCTTCAGCACGGCCTGGCTAACCCTGGTGGCCCCCTCCGCCCGCCTGGGGAGGAGGAAGCCGCGGGAGCCGAAGAAGACGACGCAGTAGACAGAGTTGTACAGCGCGACCGAGGCGTTCCGCCCGCACTGCAGCAGCTGGCGGTCCCCGCGGCCCTGGCAGCGGCAGAAGAACTCGAGGCAGCCCAGGATCTCGCGCATCTGGTCCTGGCAGGCGGCGGCGATCTCCTGCACCCTGCGCAGCTCCCGGGAATGGCAGAAGATCAGGGACAGGTCGGACGTGACGGTGACGGCGCCTCCGGCCGTGGCCACCCCCAGCCCGACGGCCGACGCCACCAGCGAGGCCCCCAGCGTCACGGGGCTGAGCGAGAGCCCCACGATCGCCGCCACGGCGCCCGCCGCGCTCAGCGAGCTCCCGGCCACGTTGGCCGCCAGGGAGCGCAGGCGGAGGCGCTCGAGGCGCCGGGCCACGTCGCGCAGGCGCAGTACGTGGCCGTGCAGGCGGCCGCGGCGGTCCAGCAGCAGCCCCTGGAAGCGGCGCAGCGCGTCGGCGCCCTGCAGCTCCCGCGCCGGCGGCTCCATGCCCTGCGGGGACACACACGCGCGTCAGCCCGGGTctccgcgcccgccccccgcccggcccgcgggcTCGCGCTCGCCGCGCCACGGGGCATCCCACGAGCTCGCTTTCCCGCCAGGCCT contains:
- the APOLD1 gene encoding apolipoprotein L domain-containing protein 1 isoform X1, whose product is MKVGISGNKEGCTFTPDVQFSLSSSTGFNSTWYKGMEPPARELQGADALRRFQGLLLDRRGRLHGHVLRLRDVARRLERLRLRSLAANVAGSSLSAAGAVAAIVGLSLSPVTLGASLVASAVGLGVATAGGAVTVTSDLSLIFCHSRELRRVQEIAAACQDQMREILGCLEFFCRCQGRGDRQLLQCGRNASVALYNSVYCVVFFGSRGFLLPRRAEGATRVSQAVLKAKIQKLAESLESCTGALDELSEQLEARVQLCAKGGRGRDPRIAADQAAALFL
- the APOLD1 gene encoding apolipoprotein L domain-containing protein 1 isoform X2 — its product is MEPPARELQGADALRRFQGLLLDRRGRLHGHVLRLRDVARRLERLRLRSLAANVAGSSLSAAGAVAAIVGLSLSPVTLGASLVASAVGLGVATAGGAVTVTSDLSLIFCHSRELRRVQEIAAACQDQMREILGCLEFFCRCQGRGDRQLLQCGRNASVALYNSVYCVVFFGSRGFLLPRRAEGATRVSQAVLKAKIQKLAESLESCTGALDELSEQLEARVQLCAKGGRGRDPRIAADQAAALFL